In one window of Dermochelys coriacea isolate rDerCor1 chromosome 3, rDerCor1.pri.v4, whole genome shotgun sequence DNA:
- the LRRC73 gene encoding leucine-rich repeat-containing protein 73 isoform X1: MLPGSIQISGETLSSAEIRDICESLRENSVRLLSLRGCQLSDRDFGRICRGVAESHSLAQLNLNLGIVSNINRVKQLAEALKTNRSVQSLFLHGSPLTDAGLALLNPALSIHPSLVALDLGDCMLGDEGINLICGLLPPDGAKSGLKELTLSANPGVTAKGWGRLAIAVAHSSQVRVLNLDYNPLGDQVAGMLAVAVASSRTLEVLDLEGTGLTNHSAQTLLDMVENYPTALRTLILAENSISPELQQQISDLLSEGEEEEENEAHEVTAREQNPWICQSNPSSQMVLVTSGLGESLLAETEM; this comes from the exons ATGTTGCCAGGATCTATCCAGATCTCTGGGGAGACATTATCAAGTGCTGAGATCCGGGACATTTGCGAGAGCCTGCGGGAGAATTCGGTGCGACTGCTGTCACTCCGGGGCTGCCAGCTTTCGGACCGGGATTTTGGGCGCATTTGCCGAGGAGTAGCGGAATCTCACTCCTTGGCTCAGCTCAACCTCAACCTGGGAATTGTGTCCAACATCAACCGGGTCAAGCAATTGGCAGAAGCCCTGAAGACAAACCGCTCTGTCCAATCTCTGTT CCTCCATGGGAGCCCCCTGACAGACGCCGGCCTAGCTCTCCTCAATCCAGCgctctccatccatccctctctgGTGGCTTTGGACTTGGGAGACTGCATGCTGGGTGACGAGGGCATCAACTTGATCTGTGGGCTCCTGCCTCCCGATGGAGCCAAGTCAG GCCTTAAGGAGTTAACACTGAGCGCAAACCCGGGTGTCACGGCCAAAGGTTGGGGACGCCTGGCCATTGCAGTAGCTCACAGCTCCCAGGTGCGAGTGTTGAACCTGGACTACAACCCCCTCG GTGACCAGGTAGCAGGGATGCTGGCTGTTGCTGTGGCCTCCAGTCGCACTCTGGAGGTTCTGGACTTGGAAGGAACAGGACTTACCAACCATTCGGCCCAG ACCTTGCTGGACATGGTGGAGAATTACCCGACAGCCCTGCGGACACTGATCCTGGCAGAGAACAGCATCAGTCCCGAGCTGCAGCAGCAGATCTCAGACCTGCTCTCCgagggtgaggaagaggaggagaatgaggcTCATGAAGTCACGGCCAGGGAGCAGAACCCCTGGATCTGCCAGAGCA ATCCCAGCTCCCAGATGGTCTTGGTGACGTCAGGTCTGGGCGAGAGCCTCTTAGCAGAAACAGAGATGTGA
- the LRRC73 gene encoding leucine-rich repeat-containing protein 73 isoform X2 gives MLPGSIQISGETLSSAEIRDICESLRENSVRLLSLRGCQLSDRDFGRICRGVAESHSLAQLNLNLGIVSNINRVKQLAEALKTNRSVQSLFLHGSPLTDAGLALLNPALSIHPSLVALDLGDCMLGDEGINLICGLLPPDGAKSGLKELTLSANPGVTAKGWGRLAIAVAHSSQVRVLNLDYNPLGDQVAGMLAVAVASSRTLEVLDLEGTGLTNHSAQTLLDMVENYPTALRTLILAENSISPELQQQISDLLSEDPSSQMVLVTSGLGESLLAETEM, from the exons ATGTTGCCAGGATCTATCCAGATCTCTGGGGAGACATTATCAAGTGCTGAGATCCGGGACATTTGCGAGAGCCTGCGGGAGAATTCGGTGCGACTGCTGTCACTCCGGGGCTGCCAGCTTTCGGACCGGGATTTTGGGCGCATTTGCCGAGGAGTAGCGGAATCTCACTCCTTGGCTCAGCTCAACCTCAACCTGGGAATTGTGTCCAACATCAACCGGGTCAAGCAATTGGCAGAAGCCCTGAAGACAAACCGCTCTGTCCAATCTCTGTT CCTCCATGGGAGCCCCCTGACAGACGCCGGCCTAGCTCTCCTCAATCCAGCgctctccatccatccctctctgGTGGCTTTGGACTTGGGAGACTGCATGCTGGGTGACGAGGGCATCAACTTGATCTGTGGGCTCCTGCCTCCCGATGGAGCCAAGTCAG GCCTTAAGGAGTTAACACTGAGCGCAAACCCGGGTGTCACGGCCAAAGGTTGGGGACGCCTGGCCATTGCAGTAGCTCACAGCTCCCAGGTGCGAGTGTTGAACCTGGACTACAACCCCCTCG GTGACCAGGTAGCAGGGATGCTGGCTGTTGCTGTGGCCTCCAGTCGCACTCTGGAGGTTCTGGACTTGGAAGGAACAGGACTTACCAACCATTCGGCCCAG ACCTTGCTGGACATGGTGGAGAATTACCCGACAGCCCTGCGGACACTGATCCTGGCAGAGAACAGCATCAGTCCCGAGCTGCAGCAGCAGATCTCAGACCTGCTCTCCgagg ATCCCAGCTCCCAGATGGTCTTGGTGACGTCAGGTCTGGGCGAGAGCCTCTTAGCAGAAACAGAGATGTGA